GTACCGCGCCGCCGTCTCCGGCACGAACTCGTGCCGCGGCACGCGCCGCATCGCGTCGAGCACACGCTGGTCCTCGATCCCGCGGGCGGCGAGCTGCTGCTCGACCATCCGCCCGCGCTCGGCCTCGTAGTCGACGTCCATGCGGTCATCGAACCACCAGGGGTGGGCGCCGCGCGACGGTGGCGTCCTGCCGGTCGCGGTCAGATCGAGCGCGCGTGCTCCACGAGCCGGTCGAACGCCGCGTCGAGGTCGGGGTCCAGGCGCTGGCGGGAGGCGTCGGCCAGGTACCACTCGACGATCTCGCCCGCGCCGTGCGCGAACGGCACGCTCGCCTGGAACTCCGGCACCAGCGCCTTCACCTTGCTGTTGTCGAAGTGCATCGAGTGCGCCTTGTCGCCGATCAGGCCGGGGCCGAGGTCGGGCACCTCGCGCGCGATCGTCTCGCTAGCCACGTGCACGAGCTCCGCCTCGACGCCGAGCGCCTCGGCGAGGTCGCAATAGATGCGGTCCCAGGTGGGGGCCTCGTCGCCGGTGATGTGGAAGGAGTCGCCCACCGCCTCCGGCCGGCCGAGCAGCCCGACGAAGGCGACGGCGAAGTCGGAGCTGTGCGTGATCGTCCAGCGGCTGGTGCCGTCGCCGTGCACGACGACGGGAGCGCCGCGCCGCATGCGCTCGAGGTCGGTCCAGTGCCCCATGGTCGGGATCATGGTGCGGTCATAGGTGTGCGAGGGGCGCACGATCGTGACCGGGAAGCCGCGCTCGCGGTACGCCTCCACCAGGAGGTCCTCGCACGCGATCTTGTCGCGCGAGTACTGCCAGAACGGGTTGCGCAGCGGCGTCGACTCGGTCACCGGCACGCGCGACGGCGGCTTCTGGTAGGCGGAGGCCGAGCTGATGAAGACGAACTGGCCGACGCGTCCCTCGAACAGGTCGAAGTCGGTCCGGATGTGCTCGGGCGTGAACGCGAGGAACTCGGCCGCGACGTCGAAGCTCCGCTCGCCGAGCACGTGGTGCACGCTCTGCGGGTCGCGGATGTCGGCGTGGAGCACCTCCACCCCGTCGGGCAGCGGACGGGTGGAGCTCGTCCCGCGGTTGACGACGGTGACCTCGTGCCCCGCCTCGAGCGCCCGTGCGACGCACGCCGAGCTGATCACTCCGGTGCCGCCGACGAAGAGGGTCCGCGTCGCTGCCATGGCTCTCCTTACGTTTCGGGGCGCCCCGATGCACCGGCGCCACGGGGACTCAGACTAGCCCGCGGCACCGGTCACCGGAAGGCGGCGCAGGCGTACACTCCACGGCGACCCGTCCGACCCCGACCCGTCCCCGCCGTCCCTGAGTCCCTCGCCCTGCCGTCCCCGAAGGAGCCCGCCCCGCCGTGTCCGCCCTGCGCACCTGGCCGACGCTCGTCATCGCCTGCGTCCTGGCCGTCGTCGCCGCTGTCGTCATCACCGCCGTCGTCGGCCTGATCCTGAAGGCGGTGTCGCGGCGGCGCACCTGGCGCGAGCTGCTGGCGGCGCACGCGCGCATCCCGTTCCGGCTCTTCCTCGTGGTCGTGCTGCTGTGGATCGCCGTCACGCTGACCCTGCCGAAGGACGCGTCCGACGCCTGGCGCAGCGGCCTCCACCACGTCTTCCTGATCCTCACGATCGCGACCGGCACCTGGCTGGTCGCCGCGCTCTTCGTGTTCGTGGAGGACCTGGGGCTCGCCCGCTACCGGCTCGACGTGCCCGACAACCGCATCGCCCGGCGGGTGCGCACGCAGGTGCTGATCCTGCGTCGGCTGACCATCGTCGCCGCGGTGATCATCGGGCTGAGCGCGATCCTCCTGACCTTCCCCGCGCTGCAGGCTGCCGGGGCGAGCCTCCTCGCCTCCGCCGGCATCATCGGCATCATCGCCGGTGTCGCCGCGCAGTCGAGCCTGTCGAACCTGTTCGCGGGCGTGCAGCTCGCCTTCAGCGACGCCATCCGCATCGACGACGTCGTCGTGGTGGAGGAGCAGTGGGGCACCATCGAGGAGATCACGCTCACCTACGTGGTCGTGCACATCTGGGACGACCGCCGTCTCGTGCTGCCGTGCACGTACTTCACCACCAAGCCGTTCGAGAACTGGACCCGGCAGCACAGCGAACTGCTCGGCTCCGTCGAGTTCGACCTCGACTGGCGGGTGTCGCCCGGAGGGATGCGCGCCGAGCTCAACCGCATCCTCGCCTCCACCGACCTCTGGGACGGCCGCACCGGCGTGCTGCAGGTGACCGACGCCGTGGCCGGCTGGGTGCGGGTGCGCGTGCTCGTCACCGCGAAGGACGCGCCGACGCTGTTCGACCTCCGCTGCCACATCCGCGAGCGCCTGATCGACTGGATGCAGCGGTACAGCCCGGCGTCCCTCCCGCGCACGAGGATCGAGCACGTGGAGGCGCCGGAGCAGTCGGTGCCGCCGCTCGGCGCCCGCACGCAGGCGCAGGACGACGCGCGGCTGTTCGGCGGGAGCCCCGAGAAGGAGCAGCGCGCCGCCCAGTTCACCGAGTCCATCCCGATCGTGCAGCAGGACGACGCGCCGCTGCGGGACGCCCCGCAACTGCAGGACTCCGACCGCAAGGAGAATCCATGACCGACCGCCCCGACCCCGCCCACACACGCCCCGAGGGCGTCGACGACGCGACCGTGGAGGCGCTCGGCAAGCTGTCGGAGGCGCTGGAGGTCGTCGAGCACGCCCGCGGCTACCTGTACGGCTTCCATCGCTTGACGGGCCGCGCCGACTTCGCGCTCGGGGAGGCGGTGGACAAGCTCCGGGAAGCCGGGCACCACGAGCTCGCCGAGCGGATCGACCGCGAGCTCGTGGGGCGCAACGTGATCGAGGGACGCTGGACCTTCCAGATCGTCGAGGACTACGACGACAACTATTACGGCATCTTCCGCGACCTCGAGCGCGAGGCCCGCGACCGGCTCGCCGCGGGCCGCCGCCACCTCTTCGAGTCCGAGCTCAAGGAGCAGCGCCGCACCCGCGGCGAGCATGGTCACGCGTCGCGCCCGGACGCCGGGCGCTAGCCCCGGTCAGGCGACGACCGGGGCGTCCTCCACGTCCACCGACTCCGCCGCCGCTGCGATGACGCCGGCCACGACGTCCGCCGCCGCGAGCATCGACACGTGACCGGCCGGGGTCTCCACGATGGTCGCGTTGGCGCGCTCGGCCATGCGGCGCTGGGTCGCGGGCGGGATGATGCGGTCCTCGGTGCCGATGAGCGCCCAGCTCGGGAGGCTCTTCCAGGCGACCGCGTCGAGCGGCGTCGTGTTGGCTGCGAGCGCGAGCGGCCGCTGCGTCGTGTAGACGAGGTCGCGCACGTCCTCCGACAGGTCCTGCGCGAACGAGTTGTCGACCGTCTCGCGCTTGAGGTAGGTGTCGACGTCGCCCTCCGGTGCGCCCGGGTAGGCGACGATGTCGAGCACCGAGGTCGGGTCCGGCACCGCCAGCGCCGACCCGGA
The sequence above is a segment of the Leifsonia williamsii genome. Coding sequences within it:
- a CDS encoding SDR family oxidoreductase, whose product is MAATRTLFVGGTGVISSACVARALEAGHEVTVVNRGTSSTRPLPDGVEVLHADIRDPQSVHHVLGERSFDVAAEFLAFTPEHIRTDFDLFEGRVGQFVFISSASAYQKPPSRVPVTESTPLRNPFWQYSRDKIACEDLLVEAYRERGFPVTIVRPSHTYDRTMIPTMGHWTDLERMRRGAPVVVHGDGTSRWTITHSSDFAVAFVGLLGRPEAVGDSFHITGDEAPTWDRIYCDLAEALGVEAELVHVASETIAREVPDLGPGLIGDKAHSMHFDNSKVKALVPEFQASVPFAHGAGEIVEWYLADASRQRLDPDLDAAFDRLVEHARSI
- a CDS encoding mechanosensitive ion channel family protein gives rise to the protein MSALRTWPTLVIACVLAVVAAVVITAVVGLILKAVSRRRTWRELLAAHARIPFRLFLVVVLLWIAVTLTLPKDASDAWRSGLHHVFLILTIATGTWLVAALFVFVEDLGLARYRLDVPDNRIARRVRTQVLILRRLTIVAAVIIGLSAILLTFPALQAAGASLLASAGIIGIIAGVAAQSSLSNLFAGVQLAFSDAIRIDDVVVVEEQWGTIEEITLTYVVVHIWDDRRLVLPCTYFTTKPFENWTRQHSELLGSVEFDLDWRVSPGGMRAELNRILASTDLWDGRTGVLQVTDAVAGWVRVRVLVTAKDAPTLFDLRCHIRERLIDWMQRYSPASLPRTRIEHVEAPEQSVPPLGARTQAQDDARLFGGSPEKEQRAAQFTESIPIVQQDDAPLRDAPQLQDSDRKENP
- a CDS encoding alpha/beta fold hydrolase, coding for MPLPTIVLVHGAWADNASWNPVITSLRERGYTVLGAPNLLRGAVWDSTYVGAFLAQHTSGPVVLAGHSYGGAVISGAALKGGDVRALVYVDAFIPEVGEAIVDILPGSGSALAVPDPTSVLDIVAYPGAPEGDVDTYLKRETVDNSFAQDLSEDVRDLVYTTQRPLALAANTTPLDAVAWKSLPSWALIGTEDRIIPPATQRRMAERANATIVETPAGHVSMLAAADVVAGVIAAAAESVDVEDAPVVA